A genome region from Dolichospermum compactum NIES-806 includes the following:
- a CDS encoding peptidylprolyl isomerase, with protein sequence MESSSFLTVNDQEITLAEVVKYLQISGRLGNFMSDVLRQHVIEQEISARTDIEISSTLIEQTIIDFRLKNQLTDAQKFQEWLTNNGTDYTTFHTSITLSFQLEKLKALITESKLPEYFIEKKIYLDRVILSRILVDSRELAEELQTQIEEGSSFEQLAKEYSLADERVFNGMMGPISRGTIPDILRAAVDSTSPGKLINPIEIEGRFALFRLEQILPASLEDPQLQQSLKNELFEKWLGDKIQNLTVKIQLD encoded by the coding sequence ATGGAATCTTCATCTTTTTTAACTGTAAATGACCAGGAAATTACCCTAGCTGAAGTAGTCAAATACTTACAAATATCTGGTAGACTGGGAAATTTTATGAGTGACGTACTGCGTCAGCACGTAATTGAACAAGAAATTAGTGCCAGAACAGATATTGAGATTAGTTCCACATTAATTGAACAGACAATTATTGATTTTCGTCTGAAAAATCAACTAACTGATGCCCAAAAATTTCAAGAATGGCTAACAAATAATGGTACAGATTATACAACTTTTCATACATCTATTACCTTGAGCTTTCAGTTGGAGAAACTCAAAGCATTAATCACAGAATCAAAATTACCAGAATACTTTATTGAAAAGAAGATTTACTTGGATAGAGTTATACTTTCGCGGATTCTAGTTGACAGTCGGGAATTAGCAGAAGAACTACAAACTCAAATTGAAGAAGGAAGTAGTTTTGAACAACTGGCAAAAGAGTATTCATTAGCCGATGAAAGAGTATTTAATGGCATGATGGGACCAATTAGTCGGGGGACTATACCAGACATATTACGTGCGGCTGTAGACTCAACCAGCCCTGGAAAATTGATCAATCCCATAGAAATAGAAGGACGTTTTGCTTTATTTAGATTAGAACAAATTCTTCCAGCCTCCTTAGAAGATCCTCAATTACAACAATCACTAAAAAATGAGCTATTTGAGAAATGGCTAGGGGATAAGATTCAAAATCTGACAGTCAAAATTCAATTGGATTAA